One genomic segment of Ictalurus punctatus breed USDA103 chromosome 4, Coco_2.0, whole genome shotgun sequence includes these proteins:
- the LOC124627117 gene encoding glycine amidinotransferase, mitochondrial translates to MLRVRCLRGGSRGAEAAHLIGAMIGRTASRWVQKAFQSSSSAAAVRSHAAEDVAINEPVPDECPVCAYNEWDLLEEVIVGRAENACVPPFTVEVKANTYEKYWPFYQKYGGQTFPEEYLKKAITEIEEMCNILRHEGVVVRRPEPIDWSFEYKTPDFTSTGMYAAMPRDILLVVGNEIIEAPMAWRARFFEYRAYRPLIKEYFRQGAKWTTAPKPTMADELYDQDYPIRTVEDRHKLAAEGKFVTTEHEPCFDAADFIRAGTDLFVQRSQVTNFMGIEWMRRHLAPTYKVHVISFKDPNPKHIDTTFNIIGPGLVLSNPDRPCRQIEMFKKAGWTVVRPPTPLIPDDHPLWMSSKWLSMNVLMLDEKRVMVDANETTIQKMFENLGIKTIKVSIRHANSLGGGFHCWTTDVRRRGMLQSYFH, encoded by the exons ATGCTGAGAGTGCGCTGTCTGAGAGGAGGAAGCCGAGGAGCCGAGGCTGCTCACTTAATCGGAGCCATG ATTGGACGTACGGCGTCCCGTTGGGTTCAGAAGGCGTTTCAGAGCTCGAGCTCGGCGGCTGCCGTGAGATCACACGCAGCTGAGGACGTGGCCATCAATGAGCCTGTGCCTGATGAGTGTCCGGTTTGCGCTTATAACGAGTGGGACCTGCTGGAGGAAGTGATTGTGGGGCGCGCGGAAAACGCATGCGTCCCTCCGTTTACTGTAGAGGTCAAG GCCAACACGTACGAGAAGTACTGGCCATTTTATCAGAAATACGGAGGGCAGACATTCCCTGAGGAGTACCTGAAGAAGGCGATTACTGAAATCGAGGAAATGTGCAATATCCTGCGCCATGAAGGCGTCGTCGTGAGGAGACCTGAACCCATCGACTGGTCCTTCGAGTACAAAACCCCCGACTTCACATCCACAG gtatgtacgCAGCCATGCCGCGGGACATCCTGTTGGTTGTGGGGAACGAGATCATTGAGGCTCCGATGGCGTGGAGAGCTCGGTTTTTCGAGTATCGCGCTTACAGGCCGCTCATTAAAGAGTACTTTAGACAAGGAGCAAAGTGGACCACCGCACCCAAACCCACCATGGCAGACGAGCTATACGATcag gattaCCCAATCCGTACAGTAGAAGACAGACACAAACTGGCTGCAGAGGGAAAGTTTGTCACCACTGAACATGAGCCGTGTTTTGACGCTGCTGATTTCATCCGAGCCGGAACAGATCTGTTTGTGCAGAGGAGCcag GTTACTAACTTTATGGGAATCGAGTGGATGAGGCGTCACCTCGCTCCCACCTACAAAGTGCACGTCATCTCATTTAAGGATCCGAACCCCAAGCACATCGACACCACCTTTAACATCATCGGACCCGGACTGGTGCTGTCCAATCCAGACAGACCATGCCGCCAG ATTGAGATGTTTAAGAAGGCTGGCTGGACGGTGGTGCGTCCACCAACACCTTTAATTCCTGACG ATCACCCACTCTGGATGTCCTCCAAGTGGTTGTCCATGAACGTCCTGATGCTGGATGAGAAACGTGTCATGGTGGATGCTAACGAGACTACCAttcaaaaaatgtttgaaaatcttG GTATAAAGACGATTAAAGTGAGCATTCGTCACGCTAACTCCCTGGGCGGAGGTTTCCACTGCTGGACCACGGACGTCCGACGCAGAGGAATGCTGCAGTCGTATTTCCACTAA